The Microbacterium foliorum genome has a window encoding:
- a CDS encoding polysaccharide deacetylase family protein encodes MISDLADRLGLAAGARAVIINADDFGMCHAANAAITGLLDDGHIDSATVMVPCAWAPEALAFAAARTDLDVGVHLVLTSEWTDYRWRPLTGSGTSLVDAAGYFPADVLSIEQRASDADVAAEVAAQLQSALDAGVDVTHLDNHMGSVYGLLTGRDFLAQVLPLAARHGLPFRLPRSMEGTADDAALQAKLTEAAAGADALGVEIIDRLWSHPFDAAPDESYEQVRDGFIALLRAVPAGVTEIYLHPMVDDDELRAVVDFGAVKRGHELRLLSDPAVLQAIADERLVRIGWRALRDLQRSRRP; translated from the coding sequence GTGATCTCCGATCTGGCCGATCGCCTCGGCCTCGCAGCGGGTGCTCGTGCCGTCATCATCAACGCCGACGACTTCGGGATGTGCCACGCGGCCAACGCGGCCATCACCGGGCTGCTCGACGACGGGCACATCGACTCGGCCACGGTGATGGTGCCGTGCGCGTGGGCTCCCGAGGCGCTGGCCTTCGCGGCGGCGCGCACCGACCTCGACGTCGGCGTGCACCTCGTGCTCACGAGCGAGTGGACCGACTACCGGTGGCGTCCGCTCACCGGGAGCGGCACGAGCCTGGTCGACGCCGCCGGGTACTTCCCCGCCGACGTGCTCTCGATCGAGCAGCGCGCCTCCGACGCCGATGTGGCGGCGGAGGTCGCCGCCCAGCTGCAGAGCGCGCTGGATGCGGGCGTCGACGTCACCCACCTCGACAACCACATGGGATCGGTCTACGGGCTGCTCACCGGTCGCGACTTCCTCGCGCAGGTGCTCCCGCTCGCCGCTCGGCACGGACTGCCGTTCCGCCTCCCGCGCAGCATGGAGGGTACGGCAGACGATGCGGCCCTGCAGGCAAAGCTCACCGAGGCGGCCGCAGGCGCCGACGCGCTCGGCGTCGAGATCATCGACCGGCTGTGGAGCCACCCGTTCGACGCCGCGCCCGACGAGTCGTACGAACAGGTGCGCGACGGATTCATCGCCCTGCTGCGCGCGGTGCCCGCCGGGGTCACCGAGATCTACCTGCATCCGATGGTCGACGACGACGAACTTCGCGCGGTGGTCGACTTCGGCGCCGTCAAGCGCGGACACGAGCTGCGTCTTTTGTCGGACCCCGCGGTGCTGCAGGCGATCGCCGACGAGAGACTGGTCAGGATCGGATGGCGCGCGCTGCGCGACCTGCAGCGGAGCCGTCGCCCATGA
- a CDS encoding ROK family transcriptional regulator, translating to MARPLAGPQSLLRTLNGRAILETLARRGPQTRTELMTETGLSRTAVTQVLRMLESAAAVAPAGVDRETRGPAAGRVGLHPQLGVAAAVHVDVHAAHVVLVDPTGAVRAENHAPFPARSDRVAHIAELVDACRRAVGATVQLAVVGIPGIVTADGGIRDDQGPDGGAFKNALSTRLGCPVRVENDVNLAALAELTSGTGADLDSFALLLLDEGLGAGIVIDGRLHRGYSGVAGEVMYLPQTPVPIGAPVLGDDVVRDLALAHGRDPELTIDQHLDAATDGDRGACAMATEMGRRLTLIAGTIALVLDPQAFILSGSAAHPAMVDATARAAENLAPRLPLSILASSFGPEAPLVGAVGEATAALRATIFTRLLPGSERSGR from the coding sequence ATGGCACGACCGCTCGCAGGACCGCAGAGCCTGCTGCGCACGCTCAACGGGCGTGCGATCCTCGAGACGCTCGCGCGCCGGGGGCCCCAGACCCGCACCGAGCTGATGACCGAGACGGGACTGTCGCGCACCGCGGTGACCCAGGTGCTGCGGATGCTCGAGAGCGCGGCCGCGGTCGCACCGGCCGGCGTGGATCGCGAGACCCGTGGCCCGGCTGCCGGACGAGTCGGTCTGCATCCGCAGCTCGGGGTCGCCGCCGCGGTGCACGTCGACGTGCATGCCGCGCACGTCGTGCTCGTGGATCCGACCGGTGCGGTACGCGCCGAGAACCACGCGCCCTTCCCGGCCCGGAGCGACCGGGTCGCCCACATCGCGGAACTCGTGGACGCGTGCCGCCGGGCAGTGGGTGCGACCGTGCAGCTGGCGGTCGTCGGGATCCCCGGGATCGTCACCGCCGACGGCGGCATCCGCGACGATCAGGGTCCCGACGGGGGCGCGTTCAAGAATGCGCTCTCCACCAGGCTCGGGTGCCCTGTGCGCGTCGAGAACGACGTCAACCTGGCCGCTCTCGCCGAGCTGACCTCGGGCACCGGAGCCGACCTCGACAGCTTCGCGCTGCTGCTGCTCGACGAGGGGCTGGGAGCCGGGATCGTCATCGACGGCAGGCTGCACCGCGGCTACTCCGGAGTGGCGGGCGAGGTCATGTACCTGCCGCAGACGCCGGTGCCGATCGGCGCCCCCGTGCTCGGCGACGACGTGGTGCGCGATCTCGCCCTCGCCCACGGGCGCGACCCCGAGCTGACGATCGATCAGCATCTCGACGCCGCGACCGACGGCGACCGGGGAGCGTGCGCGATGGCGACCGAGATGGGGCGCAGGCTCACGCTGATCGCCGGCACCATCGCGCTCGTGCTCGATCCGCAGGCGTTCATCCTCAGCGGATCCGCGGCGCATCCCGCGATGGTCGACGCGACGGCGAGAGCGGCCGAGAACCTCGCACCCCGGCTGCCGCTGAGCATCCTCGCCTCGTCGTTCGGGCCCGAGGCTCCGCTCGTCGGCGCTGTCGGCGAAGCGACCGCGGCGCTGCGGGCGACGATCTTCACCCGCCTTCTTCCCGGCTCAGAGCGGAGCGGCCGGTGA
- a CDS encoding gamma-aminobutyraldehyde dehydrogenase, translating to MATELLQNFIGGRYVAVSGQGRMPLIDPVTEQSYGELPVSDTSDVDAAYTAAAAAFPIWRDTTPADRQLALFRIADAMQARAEEFADLESKDTGKPRSTLVDDEIVQSIDQLRFFAGAARSLEGRAAGEYLAGHTSFVRREPIGVIGQVTPWNYPLNMAVWKIAPALAAGNTVVLKPAESTPLTTLLLAEIVALHTPAGTLNVVLGDRDTGVALVEHPTPQMVAITGSVRAGMAVARSAANDVKRVHLELGGKAPAVVFPDADLDKAASGIIAGAFFNAGQDCTAATRVLVHSSVHDEFVAALVEKAKTAARTGGPQEEGILYGPLSSAAQLAQVQGFIDRLPAHARIETGGARQGDTGYFFEATIVSGLHQDDEAVQGEIFGPVLTVQSFETPEQALEMANDVPYALASSVWTTDHARAMRFSRDLDFGCVWINTHIPFVSDMPHGGFKHSGYGKDLSQYGFDDYTRIKHVMSALD from the coding sequence ATGGCGACAGAACTCCTCCAGAACTTCATCGGCGGCCGCTACGTGGCCGTCTCGGGCCAGGGGCGGATGCCTCTCATCGACCCCGTGACCGAGCAGAGCTACGGCGAGCTGCCCGTCTCCGACACCTCCGACGTCGATGCCGCCTACACCGCGGCCGCTGCGGCGTTCCCGATCTGGCGCGACACCACCCCCGCCGACCGCCAGCTCGCGCTGTTCCGCATCGCCGACGCGATGCAGGCCCGCGCCGAGGAGTTCGCCGACCTGGAGTCGAAGGACACCGGCAAGCCCAGGTCGACCCTCGTCGACGACGAGATCGTGCAGTCGATCGACCAGCTGCGCTTCTTCGCCGGTGCCGCGCGCAGCCTCGAGGGGCGTGCCGCGGGGGAGTACCTCGCCGGGCACACGTCGTTCGTGCGCCGAGAGCCGATCGGCGTGATCGGCCAGGTCACCCCGTGGAACTACCCGCTGAACATGGCCGTGTGGAAGATCGCCCCCGCGCTCGCCGCGGGCAACACGGTGGTGCTGAAGCCTGCGGAGTCGACGCCCCTGACCACCCTGCTGCTGGCCGAGATCGTCGCGCTGCACACCCCCGCCGGCACGCTCAACGTGGTGCTCGGCGATCGCGACACCGGGGTGGCGCTGGTCGAGCATCCGACGCCGCAGATGGTGGCGATCACCGGATCGGTGCGCGCCGGGATGGCCGTCGCGCGGTCGGCGGCGAACGACGTCAAGCGGGTGCATCTGGAGCTGGGCGGCAAGGCGCCGGCGGTCGTGTTCCCCGACGCCGACCTCGACAAGGCGGCCTCCGGCATCATCGCGGGAGCCTTCTTCAACGCCGGGCAGGACTGCACCGCCGCCACCCGGGTGCTGGTGCACTCGTCGGTGCACGACGAGTTCGTCGCGGCGCTGGTCGAGAAGGCGAAGACGGCTGCCCGCACCGGCGGTCCGCAGGAGGAGGGGATCCTCTACGGACCGCTCAGCAGTGCGGCCCAGCTCGCCCAGGTGCAGGGATTCATCGACCGGCTGCCCGCGCACGCGAGGATCGAGACCGGCGGCGCGCGCCAGGGCGACACCGGGTACTTCTTCGAGGCGACGATCGTCTCGGGGCTGCACCAGGACGACGAGGCGGTGCAGGGCGAGATCTTCGGACCGGTGTTGACAGTGCAGTCCTTCGAGACCCCCGAGCAGGCGCTCGAGATGGCGAACGACGTGCCGTACGCGCTGGCGTCGTCGGTGTGGACGACCGATCACGCCCGTGCGATGCGCTTCTCGCGCGACCTCGACTTCGGATGCGTGTGGATCAACACCCACATCCCGTTCGTGTCGGACATGCCGCACGGCGGATTCAAGCACTCGGGCTACGGCAAGGACCTCTCGCAGTACGGCTTCGACGACTACACGCGCATCAAGCACGTGATGTCGGCGCTCGACTGA
- a CDS encoding Lrp/AsnC family transcriptional regulator yields MSATPKQPVLDDISKRIVELLQEDGRRPYAEIGREVGLSEAAARQRVQRMTEAGIIQIVAVTDPMQLGFHRMSMIGIRVTGDPRLIAEELTKITELAYVVVTLGTFDILVEAVCESDADLLDLIATRIRTIPGVMHTESLLYAGLYKDLYNWGTR; encoded by the coding sequence ATGAGTGCGACGCCGAAGCAGCCGGTCCTTGATGACATCTCGAAGCGGATCGTCGAGCTGCTGCAGGAGGACGGCCGCCGGCCGTACGCCGAGATCGGTCGGGAGGTCGGGCTCAGCGAGGCTGCGGCACGCCAGCGCGTGCAGCGGATGACCGAGGCCGGGATCATCCAGATCGTCGCCGTGACGGATCCCATGCAGCTCGGATTCCACCGGATGTCGATGATCGGCATCCGCGTCACCGGCGATCCGCGGCTGATCGCCGAGGAGCTCACGAAGATCACCGAGCTCGCCTACGTCGTCGTCACGCTGGGCACCTTCGACATCCTCGTCGAGGCGGTGTGCGAGAGCGACGCCGACCTGCTCGACCTCATCGCCACCCGCATCCGCACGATCCCCGGGGTCATGCACACCGAGAGCCTGCTCTACGCGGGGCTCTACAAGGACCTCTACAACTGGGGCACGCGCTGA
- a CDS encoding NAD(P)/FAD-dependent oxidoreductase, which translates to MGTTVFERRLPAPVAIERSLRDTVLGVFWLDDVKRPEHPVLSGTVTADLAIVGGGYAGLWTAVRAKERDPDRRVVLLEASRIAWAASGRNGGFCEASLTHGHENGLTRWPDEIDRLEELGRENLDGIEETVSRYSLDVDFERTGQLAVAVEPHQVEWLREEEGFLDRDAVQAEVHSDTFLAGAWDREGSALVHPAKLGLELARVAMQLGVEIYEHSLVRAIEGDGAGPVTLVTREGGRVVADAVALGTNVFPSLLKRNRLMTVPVYDYVLMTEPLTDDQLASIGWSNRQGLADSANQFHYYRLTADNRILFGGYDAVYHFGGKVRPEYEDRPESHRRLASHFFTTFPQLEGLRFTHRWAGAIDSSSRFCAFFGTARRGRVAYATGFTGLGVGAARFAADVMLDKLSGEPTERTELAMVREKPIPFPPEPLTSIGVNLVRAAMDRADHDEGKRNLFLKTLDAVGMGFDS; encoded by the coding sequence ATGGGAACCACCGTCTTCGAGCGCCGTCTTCCCGCGCCGGTCGCGATCGAGCGGTCGCTGCGCGACACCGTTCTCGGAGTGTTCTGGCTCGACGATGTGAAGCGCCCCGAGCATCCCGTGCTGTCGGGCACCGTCACCGCCGACCTCGCGATCGTCGGCGGCGGCTACGCGGGGCTGTGGACCGCCGTCCGCGCCAAGGAGCGCGACCCCGATCGCCGTGTGGTGCTGCTCGAGGCCTCGCGCATCGCGTGGGCGGCCTCCGGTCGCAACGGCGGCTTCTGCGAGGCCAGCCTCACGCACGGACACGAGAACGGCCTGACGCGCTGGCCCGACGAGATCGACCGCCTCGAGGAGCTCGGGCGCGAGAACCTCGACGGCATCGAGGAGACCGTCTCGCGGTACTCCCTCGACGTGGACTTCGAGCGCACCGGCCAGCTGGCGGTGGCCGTCGAACCGCACCAGGTCGAGTGGCTGCGCGAGGAGGAGGGCTTCCTCGACCGCGACGCCGTGCAGGCCGAGGTGCACTCCGACACGTTCCTCGCCGGCGCCTGGGATCGCGAGGGCTCCGCCCTCGTGCACCCCGCCAAGCTCGGACTCGAGCTCGCGCGGGTCGCGATGCAGCTGGGCGTCGAGATCTACGAGCACTCGCTCGTGCGGGCGATCGAGGGCGACGGCGCAGGCCCCGTGACGCTCGTCACCCGGGAGGGCGGGCGGGTCGTCGCCGATGCCGTCGCCCTCGGCACGAACGTCTTCCCGTCGCTGCTCAAGCGCAACAGGCTCATGACGGTGCCGGTGTACGACTACGTGCTGATGACCGAGCCGCTGACCGACGACCAGCTCGCCTCCATCGGGTGGTCGAACCGGCAGGGCCTCGCCGACAGCGCCAACCAGTTCCACTACTACCGGCTCACGGCCGACAACCGCATCCTGTTCGGCGGCTACGACGCCGTCTACCACTTCGGCGGAAAGGTGCGGCCCGAGTACGAGGACCGGCCGGAGAGCCACCGCAGGCTCGCCTCGCACTTCTTCACGACGTTCCCGCAACTCGAGGGCCTGCGCTTCACGCACCGCTGGGCGGGGGCGATCGACTCGTCGAGCCGCTTCTGCGCGTTCTTCGGCACCGCCCGCAGGGGCCGGGTCGCGTACGCCACCGGATTCACCGGCCTGGGGGTCGGCGCCGCGCGGTTCGCCGCGGATGTGATGCTCGACAAGCTGTCGGGCGAGCCGACCGAGCGCACCGAGCTCGCCATGGTGCGCGAGAAGCCGATCCCGTTCCCGCCCGAGCCCCTCACCTCGATCGGCGTCAATCTCGTGCGCGCGGCGATGGACAGGGCCGATCACGACGAGGGCAAGCGCAACCTGTTCCTCAAGACACTGGATGCCGTCGGCATGGGCTTCGACTCATGA
- a CDS encoding cupin domain-containing protein, which yields MSTRAPGEAVDAAALALVHAPLPADEVILGRPTTAVHALTTVGDVEVGIWEMTPGTASDTEADEVFVVLAGHARIEFVDPPLPAIEVAPGSVVRLAEGQRTVWTVTETLRKIYIV from the coding sequence ATGAGCACGCGTGCGCCCGGCGAGGCAGTGGATGCCGCGGCCCTTGCGCTCGTGCACGCGCCCCTGCCTGCCGATGAGGTGATCCTCGGCCGGCCGACCACCGCCGTGCATGCTCTGACGACGGTCGGCGACGTCGAGGTCGGCATCTGGGAGATGACGCCGGGCACGGCATCCGACACCGAGGCCGATGAGGTCTTCGTCGTACTCGCCGGTCACGCCCGGATCGAGTTCGTCGACCCGCCGCTGCCCGCGATCGAGGTCGCCCCGGGTTCGGTCGTGCGTCTGGCCGAGGGCCAGCGCACCGTGTGGACCGTCACCGAGACGCTGCGCAAGATCTACATCGTCTGA
- a CDS encoding TraR/DksA family transcriptional regulator: MPDLTPVADLPPSAAIASRLESLLRDRETVLRELEPRALPTVDPVAYQTAASHRAVIRQLTDALERVAAGTYGLCGRCGEPIAPARLEVLPQASACIGCQSRVDAA; this comes from the coding sequence ATGCCCGATCTCACCCCCGTCGCCGACCTCCCGCCGTCCGCGGCGATCGCCTCCCGACTCGAGAGCCTCCTCCGCGATCGCGAGACGGTTCTGCGTGAACTCGAACCGCGCGCGCTCCCGACCGTCGACCCGGTCGCCTATCAGACCGCGGCGTCGCACCGCGCAGTGATCCGCCAGCTCACCGATGCGCTGGAACGGGTCGCCGCGGGCACCTACGGGCTCTGCGGGCGATGCGGAGAGCCGATCGCACCCGCCCGCCTCGAGGTGCTGCCCCAGGCATCCGCCTGCATCGGCTGCCAGAGTCGCGTCGACGCGGCCTGA
- a CDS encoding carboxylesterase/lipase family protein — translation MTEYVEVQTAAGRVRGRWRPTTGGRGAPRSAAFLGIPFAEAPIGDLRFQAPVPKAPWDGVRDALEFAATAQRGDPGVTLIPEPSIEGDSTLNVNVFTPDQTAAGLPVLVWIHGGGYFAGSPASPWYDGRNFTRDGVVTVSISYRLGFDGFGWIADAPSNRGVRDWLLALDWVQHNIAAFGGDPGRVTVAGQSAGGGAVLTLLGMEAAQHLFHGVYAISGALGDVAPARAEAFGRALAAAAGVEPTVAGFSTVSEDRLLALQKKATRLGPSSMTTMIDEGLPLGPAIDGDLLPRPTRESLRAGVGADKPLVIGAADDEFTMAFTGTAATALRWVPQSVLLNRLGLRGSIRAEYLAANADVVRLGKARLAGRVLTDGMFRRTVPRIAADRADAPTWLYRFSWPSGHFGFAEHCLDVPFFFDCLDGPSMEALAGPNPPQALADELHGGAVAFVATGDPGWSRHEGDAGTVRVYDVQTRDVSDAYASVRALI, via the coding sequence ATGACCGAGTACGTCGAGGTGCAGACCGCCGCGGGGCGGGTCCGAGGGCGTTGGCGCCCGACCACGGGAGGTCGCGGGGCCCCGCGCTCGGCGGCGTTCCTCGGCATCCCGTTCGCTGAGGCGCCGATCGGCGATCTGCGGTTCCAGGCGCCCGTGCCGAAGGCGCCGTGGGACGGCGTGCGCGATGCGCTCGAGTTCGCCGCCACCGCGCAACGCGGAGACCCCGGGGTGACGCTCATTCCCGAGCCGAGCATCGAGGGCGACTCGACGCTGAACGTCAACGTCTTCACCCCCGACCAGACAGCAGCAGGGCTGCCCGTGCTCGTCTGGATACACGGCGGCGGATACTTCGCCGGCTCTCCCGCGAGCCCGTGGTACGACGGGCGCAACTTCACTCGAGATGGCGTCGTCACCGTGTCGATCTCGTACCGGCTCGGATTCGACGGCTTCGGGTGGATTGCCGATGCCCCGTCGAACCGCGGAGTGCGCGACTGGCTGCTCGCGCTCGACTGGGTGCAGCACAACATCGCCGCGTTCGGCGGAGACCCCGGCCGCGTGACCGTCGCCGGCCAGTCCGCCGGGGGAGGGGCGGTGCTCACTCTGCTCGGCATGGAGGCGGCGCAGCACCTGTTCCACGGGGTGTACGCGATCTCGGGTGCGCTCGGCGACGTCGCACCTGCGAGGGCCGAGGCGTTCGGGCGGGCGCTCGCCGCTGCGGCGGGTGTCGAGCCCACGGTGGCCGGCTTCTCGACGGTGAGCGAGGATCGTCTGCTCGCGCTGCAGAAGAAGGCGACCAGGCTCGGGCCGTCGTCGATGACGACGATGATCGACGAGGGCCTTCCCCTCGGGCCGGCGATCGACGGGGACCTGCTGCCGCGGCCCACCCGGGAGTCGCTGCGTGCCGGGGTCGGCGCCGACAAGCCGCTCGTGATCGGGGCGGCCGACGACGAGTTCACCATGGCGTTCACGGGCACAGCCGCGACAGCGCTGCGCTGGGTGCCGCAGTCGGTGCTGCTGAACCGGCTCGGGCTGCGCGGGAGCATCCGTGCCGAGTATCTCGCGGCGAACGCCGACGTCGTCCGTCTCGGCAAGGCGCGGCTGGCGGGGCGTGTGCTCACCGACGGGATGTTCCGTCGCACCGTGCCGCGCATCGCCGCCGACAGGGCGGATGCGCCCACCTGGCTCTACCGGTTCTCCTGGCCGTCCGGTCACTTCGGCTTCGCCGAGCACTGCCTCGACGTGCCGTTCTTCTTCGACTGCCTCGACGGGCCGTCGATGGAGGCGCTGGCCGGGCCGAACCCGCCGCAGGCTCTCGCCGACGAGCTGCACGGCGGGGCCGTCGCGTTCGTCGCCACCGGAGATCCGGGGTGGTCGAGGCACGAGGGCGATGCCGGCACCGTGCGCGTCTACGACGTGCAGACCCGCGATGTCTCCGATGCGTACGCGTCCGTGCGCGCTCTGATCTGA
- a CDS encoding DNA-methyltransferase, which yields MAAPRSVTAQPGPDAPGAVSIIQGDNLVVAATLPSASFTLVYLDPPFNTGRTQERQVVTARRSVTTQQEPDADDAALAESRGPDAAADPAVLNTEPAVAAEVRYGFHGHAYERVRGMLRAYDDRFDDYGAFLMPRLEQAWRLLADDGTLYLHLDYREAHYAKVMLDAVFGRDCFLNELIWAYDYGAKSRRRWPTKHDTILVYVKNPREYVFNSDDIDREPYMAPGLVTPEKAARGKLPTDVWWHTIVPTTGREKTGYPTQKPEGILRRIVRASSRPGDRVLDLFAGSGTTGAVASALGRDAVLVDDNPEAVRVMTVRMPHAEVAAFDE from the coding sequence GTGGCTGCACCGCGTTCCGTGACCGCACAGCCGGGGCCGGACGCCCCCGGCGCGGTCTCAATCATCCAGGGCGACAACCTGGTCGTCGCCGCCACGCTGCCGTCGGCGTCGTTCACGCTGGTGTACCTCGATCCGCCCTTCAACACGGGCCGTACGCAGGAGCGACAGGTGGTGACCGCCCGCCGCTCGGTCACGACTCAGCAGGAGCCCGATGCCGACGATGCCGCGCTCGCGGAATCCCGCGGACCCGACGCCGCGGCAGACCCAGCCGTGCTGAATACGGAACCGGCGGTGGCCGCCGAGGTGCGGTACGGGTTCCACGGGCACGCCTACGAGCGGGTCCGCGGGATGCTGCGCGCCTACGACGACCGTTTCGACGACTACGGCGCGTTCCTGATGCCGCGGCTCGAGCAGGCCTGGCGGCTGCTCGCCGACGACGGCACGCTGTACCTGCACCTGGACTACCGCGAGGCGCACTACGCCAAGGTCATGCTCGATGCGGTGTTCGGCCGTGACTGCTTTCTCAACGAGCTCATCTGGGCGTACGACTACGGCGCCAAGTCGCGCCGTCGCTGGCCGACCAAGCACGACACGATCCTCGTCTATGTGAAGAACCCGCGCGAGTACGTCTTCAACTCCGACGACATCGACCGCGAGCCGTACATGGCACCGGGTCTCGTCACGCCCGAGAAGGCCGCCAGGGGCAAGCTGCCCACCGATGTGTGGTGGCACACGATCGTGCCGACGACCGGGCGCGAGAAGACCGGGTACCCGACCCAGAAGCCCGAGGGCATCCTTCGGCGCATCGTGCGCGCGTCGAGCCGACCGGGAGACCGCGTGCTCGACCTCTTCGCCGGCAGCGGCACGACCGGGGCCGTCGCGTCGGCGCTCGGGCGGGATGCGGTGCTGGTCGACGACAACCCCGAAGCCGTGCGCGTGATGACCGTGCGGATGCCGCACGCCGAGGTCGCAGCCTTCGACGAGTAG
- a CDS encoding lipoate--protein ligase family protein, whose translation MHGEYKVPGGKLVVVDLEVDDGRIAQFRLAGDFFLEPDTALDAINDAVNGLPVETDASTIAAAVRAALPEGAQLLGFTPESVGTTVRRALVTAPGWRDFDWEIVHDKAVSPQMNLALDEVLTSRVGEGRRRPTLRIWEWDGSAVVIGSFQSYRNEVDPEGAARHGFDVVRRISGGGAMLIPAGQIITYSLYVPASLVQGMTFADSYAFLDDWVLHALRSVGIDAVYQPLNDIASPSGKIGGAAQKRLANGGVLHHASLSYDLDGQIMTEVLRIGREKLSDKGTTSAAKRVDPLRRQTGLTREEIIERFIATFRLLTDAETGEITADEYAEAEALVESKFATDAWLHRVP comes from the coding sequence GTGCACGGAGAATACAAGGTCCCAGGGGGCAAGCTCGTCGTCGTCGACCTCGAAGTCGACGACGGCAGGATCGCGCAGTTCCGCCTGGCGGGTGACTTCTTCCTCGAACCGGACACGGCGCTCGACGCGATCAACGACGCCGTGAACGGGCTGCCCGTCGAGACGGATGCCTCGACGATCGCCGCCGCCGTGCGTGCGGCCCTCCCCGAGGGGGCGCAGCTGCTCGGCTTCACGCCGGAGTCTGTCGGCACCACGGTTCGTCGCGCTCTCGTGACGGCGCCGGGCTGGCGCGACTTCGACTGGGAGATCGTGCACGACAAGGCGGTCTCGCCCCAGATGAACCTCGCCCTCGACGAGGTCCTGACCTCGCGTGTCGGCGAGGGCCGCCGCCGCCCGACCCTGCGCATCTGGGAATGGGACGGATCCGCGGTGGTCATCGGATCTTTCCAGTCGTACCGCAACGAGGTCGACCCCGAGGGGGCCGCACGTCACGGCTTCGACGTGGTGCGCCGCATCTCCGGCGGGGGCGCGATGCTCATCCCCGCAGGGCAGATCATCACGTACTCGCTGTACGTGCCGGCATCCCTCGTGCAGGGAATGACCTTCGCCGACTCGTACGCGTTCCTCGACGACTGGGTGCTGCACGCGCTGCGCTCGGTCGGCATCGACGCGGTGTACCAGCCGCTCAACGACATCGCGAGCCCCTCGGGCAAGATCGGCGGCGCCGCGCAGAAGCGCCTCGCCAACGGAGGAGTGCTGCACCACGCCTCGCTCTCGTACGACCTCGACGGTCAGATCATGACCGAGGTGCTGCGCATCGGACGCGAGAAGCTCAGCGACAAGGGCACCACGTCGGCCGCCAAGCGGGTCGACCCGCTGCGTCGGCAGACCGGACTCACGCGCGAAGAGATCATCGAACGCTTCATCGCCACCTTCCGTTTGCTCACCGACGCGGAGACCGGCGAGATCACGGCCGACGAGTATGCCGAGGCCGAGGCGCTGGTCGAGTCGAAGTTCGCCACCGACGCGTGGCTGCACCGCGTTCCGTGA
- a CDS encoding DUF1684 domain-containing protein encodes MGFDEEWHSWHETRERYAGAEYGPTALESTNWLITEPAAVEGVPGLWALTGDGGIRGTDLGTSGSVVTLHGPQTLRLGRRELRVFDRRGAVALRVFNPLRAEREAFGGIDAYPPRQGWRIRASFTETPGESATVTAVDGSVHEQTLAGRLRFELDGIPLSVSVTRTARGGLTAVFADGTNGIETYRFRFLPIGEPDDDGTVIVDFNRAYLPPCAFSDQYLCPQPLAENRYSLPIRAGERAVVRGR; translated from the coding sequence ATGGGTTTCGACGAGGAGTGGCACAGCTGGCACGAGACGCGCGAGCGCTACGCGGGAGCGGAGTACGGCCCGACGGCGCTCGAGTCGACGAACTGGCTGATCACCGAGCCCGCGGCGGTGGAGGGTGTGCCCGGTCTGTGGGCGCTGACGGGTGACGGCGGCATCCGCGGCACCGACCTCGGCACCTCCGGATCGGTCGTCACGCTCCACGGTCCGCAGACGCTGCGGCTCGGCAGGCGCGAGCTGCGTGTGTTCGATCGCCGGGGGGCCGTCGCGCTGCGTGTGTTCAATCCGCTGCGTGCCGAGCGCGAGGCGTTCGGGGGCATCGACGCGTATCCGCCGCGGCAGGGGTGGCGGATCCGCGCGTCGTTCACCGAGACGCCCGGGGAATCGGCGACCGTCACCGCGGTCGACGGCTCGGTGCACGAGCAGACGCTGGCCGGACGGCTGCGCTTCGAGCTCGACGGCATCCCGCTGTCGGTGTCGGTGACGCGCACCGCGCGGGGCGGTCTCACGGCGGTCTTCGCCGACGGCACGAACGGCATCGAGACGTATCGGTTCCGGTTCCTGCCGATCGGCGAGCCCGACGACGACGGCACGGTGATCGTCGACTTCAATCGGGCCTACCTGCCGCCGTGCGCCTTCTCCGACCAGTACCTGTGCCCGCAGCCGCTCGCCGAGAACCGGTACTCGCTGCCCATCCGCGCGGGGGAGCGGGCGGTCGTGCGGGGGCGCTGA